A single region of the Salicibibacter cibi genome encodes:
- a CDS encoding septum formation initiator family protein, giving the protein MSGTPPNRKVTPLKREKMSDKERERLAMREQRRKRGLRRRLIVIGIVASMVVVFAGVGLISQYGMIQANNAEKIELQEQLEELEANENDLEREIMNYNDEEYITEVARKDYYMSKPGETLFQLPEDEDEDEGDDD; this is encoded by the coding sequence ATGTCCGGGACACCCCCAAACCGCAAGGTTACACCATTAAAAAGGGAAAAAATGAGCGACAAAGAACGAGAACGGCTTGCGATGAGAGAACAAAGACGCAAACGCGGTTTAAGACGGCGACTAATCGTCATTGGGATTGTGGCCAGTATGGTTGTTGTTTTCGCTGGCGTCGGGCTTATTTCGCAATACGGGATGATCCAAGCGAATAATGCCGAAAAAATCGAACTGCAAGAGCAATTGGAAGAGCTCGAGGCGAATGAAAACGATCTGGAACGGGAAATCATGAACTATAACGATGAGGAATACATTACCGAAGTCGCTCGCAAGGATTATTATATGTCCAAACCGGGGGAAACGCTTTTCCAGTTACCTGAGGATGAGGATGAAGATGAAGGCGACGATGACTAA
- a CDS encoding S1 RNA-binding domain-containing protein, which produces MSIETGSKYQGKVSGITHFGAFVDLPEGKTGLVHISEVADQYVKDINEFIKVGDDVTVKVLKVGDDGKIGLSIRKAQESKQGRKREPKVSFEDKMNRFLKDSEENLATLRKQSDKKGGSRR; this is translated from the coding sequence ATGTCGATTGAAACAGGCAGTAAGTATCAGGGTAAGGTATCTGGCATCACCCACTTTGGTGCGTTTGTAGATTTACCGGAGGGAAAAACGGGATTAGTGCATATAAGTGAAGTCGCCGATCAATATGTGAAGGACATCAATGAATTCATAAAGGTTGGGGATGATGTTACGGTAAAGGTGCTTAAAGTCGGGGATGACGGGAAAATCGGCCTATCGATCCGCAAGGCACAAGAAAGCAAGCAAGGAAGAAAACGGGAGCCAAAGGTGTCGTTTGAAGATAAGATGAACCGTTTTCTTAAAGATAGCGAAGAGAATCTGGCAACCCTCCGAAAACAATCCGACAAAAAAGGCGGGTCGAGACGATAA
- a CDS encoding CsbD family protein → MSISEKMKSVVSKAKGETKDQIGNAMDNTKMQAEGKKDKMKGDAQNAVGEARNKDKQNEK, encoded by the coding sequence ATGAGTATTAGTGAAAAGATGAAAAGCGTTGTCAGTAAAGCCAAAGGTGAAACAAAAGATCAAATAGGGAACGCGATGGATAATACAAAAATGCAAGCGGAAGGAAAGAAAGATAAAATGAAGGGCGATGCGCAAAATGCGGTCGGAGAGGCGAGAAATAAAGATAAACAAAACGAAAAATAA
- a CDS encoding threonine/serine exporter family protein has translation MWELLICFMATVAFAIIFNTPARLLWRIGLIGGLAWTIYSSIQDINVSFIAAAALAAFSATLMSYGLSRRHRVPVTTFAIPGIIPLVPGGKAYETMLAFVDENYIEGLTQGAATLLHAGAIAGGLVFALSIFSIGRGVDQRYET, from the coding sequence ATGTGGGAACTTTTGATTTGCTTTATGGCGACGGTAGCATTTGCGATTATCTTTAACACTCCCGCCCGGTTGTTATGGAGGATCGGTTTGATTGGTGGCCTTGCCTGGACCATTTATAGTTCCATTCAAGACATTAACGTTTCCTTCATTGCCGCTGCCGCGTTGGCTGCTTTTTCTGCAACCCTCATGAGTTACGGGTTATCGCGGCGCCATCGTGTTCCCGTGACCACATTTGCGATTCCCGGGATTATCCCGCTCGTGCCCGGTGGGAAAGCATATGAAACGATGCTGGCGTTTGTCGACGAGAATTACATAGAAGGACTGACGCAAGGAGCGGCAACACTATTGCATGCCGGGGCCATCGCGGGCGGCCTCGTGTTTGCGCTGTCGATATTTTCCATTGGCAGAGGAGTTGATCAAAGATATGAAACGTAA
- a CDS encoding threonine/serine exporter family protein — protein MAEKGRLVDLCLFAGELMVTYGAETYRAEDIMNRMAVAGGLKNVHSFVTTTGIFLSGVQEDGDNLMQMIRIVDRFQDLNKVAEVNQLSLDFVIGRIDEQEANQQLLKISAARMNYPLWLIYIASGVAGGAFSYLVGNTKFDMIPAAMGGLMSTLFLVLFQHYLHAKFFSEYLASFFGSITALTLVHSGYGTSVDQVIIGTIIPLVPGIPLTNSVRDLMNGDLISGLARGAEAALTALSIAAGVATAVSLFLP, from the coding sequence ATGGCAGAAAAGGGACGCTTGGTGGATTTATGTCTTTTTGCCGGGGAATTGATGGTTACTTACGGGGCGGAAACCTACCGGGCAGAAGATATCATGAATCGCATGGCGGTTGCGGGGGGCTTGAAGAATGTCCACAGTTTCGTGACAACGACCGGTATTTTTTTATCGGGGGTTCAAGAAGATGGCGATAATTTAATGCAGATGATCCGGATCGTGGATCGTTTTCAAGATTTAAATAAAGTGGCGGAAGTGAACCAACTTTCCCTGGATTTTGTGATAGGTCGCATCGACGAACAAGAGGCCAATCAACAACTGTTAAAAATATCGGCGGCACGGATGAATTATCCGCTTTGGCTCATTTATATTGCCTCCGGTGTAGCGGGCGGGGCATTTTCCTATTTAGTCGGCAATACGAAGTTTGATATGATCCCGGCAGCCATGGGCGGGTTAATGTCCACGTTATTCCTCGTTTTGTTTCAACATTATTTACACGCAAAATTTTTCTCGGAATATCTCGCTTCATTTTTTGGCAGTATTACAGCGTTAACGTTGGTGCACAGTGGGTACGGAACGAGTGTCGATCAAGTGATCATCGGAACGATCATCCCGCTTGTGCCCGGCATTCCGCTAACAAATTCAGTTAGGGATCTTATGAACGGGGATTTGATTTCCGGACTCGCCCGCGGGGCAGAAGCTGCATTAACCGCGCTCTCGATTGCGGCTGGCGTTGCTACAGCTGTATCATTGTTTTTGCCGTAG
- a CDS encoding VWA domain-containing protein, whose translation MGTGTLRQILLITDGYSNEGGDPSAVAALAREQQVTVNVIGVLEEGAMNQQAQIEIENIALAGAGIHQIVYKKQLAQTVQMVTTQAMTQTLQGVVNQELSQILGKDREWDELPPDKRGEVMEVVDEIGEIVHLEVVILVDTSASMRTKLPTVREALEDLSISMASRGGDNEFKVLAFPGKKHDADVVREWTRGMDQLTGMFQKITTGGITPTAPALKTALNQFDRKKKRSLISRGEEESYLEERGS comes from the coding sequence ATGGGGACAGGAACATTAAGGCAAATACTGCTCATCACGGACGGATATTCCAATGAAGGTGGGGATCCTTCGGCAGTTGCGGCGCTGGCAAGAGAGCAACAGGTAACCGTTAACGTCATTGGTGTGCTTGAAGAAGGAGCGATGAATCAACAGGCACAAATAGAAATTGAAAATATTGCTTTAGCCGGCGCCGGTATCCATCAAATTGTTTATAAGAAACAATTGGCGCAAACGGTACAAATGGTGACAACGCAGGCAATGACGCAAACGCTGCAAGGGGTGGTCAATCAAGAGTTGTCACAAATTTTGGGAAAAGATCGGGAATGGGACGAACTACCGCCGGATAAACGAGGCGAAGTGATGGAAGTTGTCGATGAGATAGGAGAGATCGTTCATTTGGAAGTGGTGATTCTTGTGGATACGAGTGCCAGCATGCGTACCAAATTGCCAACAGTCCGAGAAGCATTGGAAGATTTATCGATTAGCATGGCCTCACGGGGTGGAGACAATGAATTTAAAGTACTTGCTTTTCCGGGCAAGAAACACGATGCAGACGTTGTACGGGAATGGACGCGCGGGATGGATCAATTAACCGGCATGTTCCAAAAAATAACGACCGGTGGAATAACCCCAACCGCCCCGGCATTAAAAACCGCACTTAACCAATTTGACAGGAAGAAAAAAAGGAGCTTGATCTCCCGTGGAGAAGAAGAATCCTATCTTGAAGAACGAGGCTCCTGA
- the yabQ gene encoding spore cortex biosynthesis protein YabQ yields MTLDVQFQTFFAMMMTGAVIAAQLDVYHRCLPRKAKKKWPQALFDLLFWVVQAILVFYVLFQMNLGDLRIYVFLSILLGFLIYWQTVRPLFLRVLEVLIRIVETIYSMILKIFYLFLWTPVVWLYKGMKQLLIIVYRSIRWLLYQPGLWLLQPLYRLVGGPRVVSLVTRWWKRLRNWFSGR; encoded by the coding sequence GTGACCCTTGACGTTCAGTTCCAAACGTTTTTCGCCATGATGATGACCGGTGCTGTTATTGCTGCCCAACTTGATGTTTATCACCGCTGTTTGCCGCGTAAAGCCAAAAAAAAATGGCCACAAGCGTTATTCGATCTTCTCTTTTGGGTCGTACAGGCTATCCTCGTTTTCTATGTTTTGTTTCAAATGAATCTTGGAGATTTGCGAATCTATGTTTTTCTATCAATCTTGCTAGGTTTTTTAATATATTGGCAGACTGTCCGTCCATTGTTTTTACGCGTGCTGGAAGTGTTGATTAGAATCGTAGAGACAATTTATTCGATGATTTTGAAAATCTTCTATTTGTTCTTATGGACTCCTGTGGTATGGTTATACAAAGGAATGAAACAATTGCTTATTATTGTCTACCGCAGCATAAGATGGCTTCTCTATCAACCCGGCCTTTGGCTATTACAGCCTTTGTATCGACTTGTGGGTGGTCCCCGCGTTGTTTCGCTGGTGACTCGTTGGTGGAAGCGTCTGAGGAATTGGTTTTCCGGGAGATGA
- the yabP gene encoding sporulation protein YabP: MSEYVPSQRYKNTNPEHDIVIKGRKTLEISGVKEVESFDSREFLLETVMGYLSVRGNDLYMKNLNVEEGLVSIEGRIDDLIYVDEQSQGKPKGFIGKLFK, encoded by the coding sequence ATGAGCGAATATGTGCCGAGCCAACGCTATAAAAACACAAATCCTGAACATGATATCGTAATAAAAGGGCGAAAGACGTTGGAAATCAGCGGTGTCAAAGAAGTGGAGAGCTTTGACAGCCGGGAATTCTTACTTGAAACCGTCATGGGTTATTTATCGGTGCGGGGGAACGACTTGTATATGAAAAACTTGAACGTGGAGGAAGGTCTTGTTTCGATCGAAGGCAGAATCGATGACCTGATCTACGTCGATGAACAGAGCCAAGGGAAACCAAAAGGCTTCATCGGGAAGTTGTTCAAGTGA
- a CDS encoding cob(I)yrinic acid a,c-diamide adenosyltransferase, whose product MSIYTRTGDDGGTGIVGGRTSKSSVQVEAYGTIEEANSFIGVAAALLTEKEADIKTALVKIQHELFDCGSDLSFKDDIKKTIAYKVKEDTVKALEEHIDFYNEGAPALERFILPGGTPAAAYLHTARTVIRRAERRVVQLANEAYINPCVRQYLNRLSDYLFVICRVVNARAGQKDIEYERGEKVFRNVGRGEE is encoded by the coding sequence ATGAGCATTTATACAAGAACCGGCGATGATGGGGGTACGGGCATTGTCGGGGGACGTACCTCAAAATCAAGTGTACAAGTCGAGGCTTACGGAACCATCGAGGAAGCCAACAGCTTCATCGGAGTGGCGGCCGCATTATTAACGGAAAAAGAAGCCGATATCAAAACAGCACTCGTAAAAATACAACATGAACTTTTTGATTGCGGAAGCGATTTAAGTTTTAAGGATGACATTAAAAAAACGATCGCTTACAAAGTAAAAGAAGACACTGTAAAGGCCCTCGAGGAACACATTGATTTCTATAATGAAGGAGCGCCCGCGTTGGAACGTTTTATTTTACCCGGGGGCACACCGGCTGCGGCCTATCTTCACACGGCACGTACGGTTATCCGACGGGCGGAACGACGGGTGGTTCAGCTAGCAAATGAAGCGTACATTAACCCGTGTGTACGCCAATATCTAAACCGTTTATCCGACTATTTATTTGTCATTTGCCGCGTCGTAAATGCCCGCGCCGGGCAAAAAGATATCGAATACGAACGCGGAGAAAAAGTATTTAGGAACGTTGGCCGTGGAGAAGAATGA
- the mazG gene encoding nucleoside triphosphate pyrophosphohydrolase, producing MNDTIKPEIEIIGLGPGSLGQLTLDVYNRLKDGGMVYARTTHHPVIAQLQSEGLEFEAFDGIYEAHESFSPIYEEIAETLLGAAAGSSGEGVRYVVPGHPLVAEETVQLLLAAEAEGRVSVNIIGGASFLDPVFSALRIDPNDGFQLLDATNFTADDLSLTQHLFLSQLYDGFIASEVKLTLMEHFPDDYEVILVEAAGSPGEEVTRLPLYALDREMNVSNLTVLYVPPVPDESYLSHTFKRLREVIRILRSPDGCPWDRKQTHFTLKRFLLEEAYEVLDAIDEEDDDHLIEELGDVLLQVLLHAQIGEDEGYFNIADVVAGLTEKMIRRHPHVFHEKIEGDRAEDVELRWDKIKEMEKKDQTPASLLDNIPRSMPALMSAFELQKKAAKAGFQWHEEAPMWEKLEEELAEWKEALTEHNDEEAKKEFGDVLFVLANLARFFKIQPEEALLMTNRKFIRRFQYIETQLKANGKKPETSDLTEMDRYWDEAKKKGI from the coding sequence GTGAATGATACGATAAAACCTGAAATTGAAATTATTGGATTGGGTCCGGGAAGCCTTGGACAACTGACGTTGGATGTGTACAATCGTTTAAAAGACGGGGGAATGGTATACGCACGCACAACTCACCATCCTGTAATTGCTCAATTGCAATCCGAGGGGTTGGAATTTGAGGCTTTTGATGGCATCTACGAGGCGCATGAATCATTTTCGCCGATTTACGAGGAAATCGCGGAGACGTTGCTCGGCGCGGCCGCGGGGTCCTCCGGGGAAGGCGTCCGTTACGTCGTCCCCGGCCATCCGCTCGTCGCGGAAGAGACAGTTCAGCTTTTGCTGGCTGCTGAAGCCGAGGGCAGGGTGAGCGTGAACATTATCGGTGGGGCCAGTTTTTTGGACCCTGTCTTCTCCGCCCTTCGCATCGATCCGAATGATGGATTTCAACTGCTTGACGCGACTAATTTTACAGCGGATGATCTCTCGTTAACCCAGCACTTGTTTTTGTCGCAACTGTACGATGGCTTCATTGCTTCGGAAGTGAAGCTGACGTTAATGGAGCACTTTCCCGATGACTACGAGGTGATACTGGTGGAAGCAGCGGGAAGCCCCGGGGAGGAAGTGACGAGACTCCCGCTTTATGCGCTTGATCGGGAGATGAACGTTAGCAATCTTACGGTGCTTTACGTCCCGCCGGTGCCGGATGAAAGCTATTTGAGCCATACGTTCAAGCGGCTTCGGGAAGTCATTCGTATTTTGCGAAGCCCTGACGGCTGCCCCTGGGATCGTAAACAGACACATTTTACATTGAAACGATTTTTGCTTGAAGAAGCGTACGAGGTACTTGATGCGATTGATGAGGAAGATGACGACCATCTGATTGAAGAGCTCGGCGATGTGCTTTTGCAAGTGCTCCTGCATGCGCAAATTGGTGAGGATGAAGGCTATTTTAACATTGCAGATGTCGTTGCCGGTTTAACGGAAAAAATGATCCGTCGCCATCCACATGTTTTTCATGAAAAGATAGAAGGAGATCGCGCCGAAGATGTTGAATTACGTTGGGACAAAATAAAGGAAATGGAGAAAAAAGACCAAACGCCGGCTTCGCTTCTTGATAACATTCCCCGTTCAATGCCGGCGCTGATGTCAGCATTTGAACTCCAGAAAAAAGCGGCAAAGGCTGGATTTCAATGGCACGAAGAAGCGCCGATGTGGGAAAAACTCGAAGAAGAGCTCGCGGAGTGGAAGGAAGCTTTGACGGAACACAATGATGAAGAAGCGAAAAAAGAATTTGGCGACGTCCTTTTCGTTCTCGCTAACCTTGCCCGTTTCTTCAAGATTCAACCTGAGGAAGCATTGCTGATGACAAATCGAAAGTTCATCCGGCGTTTTCAATACATCGAAACGCAATTAAAAGCAAACGGCAAAAAACCGGAAACCTCGGACTTAACGGAAATGGACCGCTATTGGGACGAAGCAAAAAAGAAAGGAATCTAA
- a CDS encoding RNA-binding S4 domain-containing protein: MRIDKFLKVSRLIKRRTVAKEVAGAGRLQVNGQVVKAGTEVKPGDEVTIRYGRKTVKVRVESLENAAQKGKAESLYTTLEETKVDD, from the coding sequence ATGCGGATTGATAAATTTTTAAAAGTCTCGCGCCTGATAAAAAGGCGGACGGTCGCAAAAGAAGTGGCCGGTGCAGGGCGCCTGCAAGTGAACGGACAAGTTGTCAAGGCCGGTACGGAGGTAAAACCCGGCGATGAAGTGACGATTCGCTATGGAAGAAAAACGGTGAAAGTACGGGTGGAAAGCCTGGAAAACGCGGCGCAAAAAGGAAAAGCCGAATCCCTGTACACGACGCTGGAAGAAACGAAAGTAGATGATTAA
- the spoIIE gene encoding stage II sporulation protein E: protein MLQKETVQDQLGKTLGAADWMARIKSLWKKGVESLRKGSAVVFLKWGMLLFLVGVMLGRAAILSDLYPFALPFFAAIFAWKKERAVLAAVAVIAGTAWGLTFNIPYVLAGLLLFLLFYRVAQYIGANRKWTLPAAVFLASLTSRVTVTGVGEASMTQYHWFMATIEAGLALMLTMIFLQSLPLLGVRKKQRALKNEEIICFIILLASVMTGAIGWVVYGLGAEHVLARYLVLLFALVGGAAIGSTVGVVTGLVLSLAAVANLYYMSLLAFAGLLGGLLKEGKKLGVSMGILIGTALIALYGNGMNNPAITVMESGLAVLLFLLTPKGLTDYMGKYIPGTMEHSNEQQRYLRKIRDVTASRVEKFSDLFQTLSASFSSPGDRNQQMDDEEEEGDRFLADITANTCQKCFRKEKCWVERFDATYDVMGNIMTDIEQTDKVETRTYERLKRHCIYPDRIVRTMKEQWEPHEIRRLYTRQMEESRNLVADQLQGVSKVMGAFAKEIQKEKETHHYQEEQIYAALFDAGLNIEQVDIFNLSPRDVHIEIELGNGMNHEEAEKLIAPMLSGILSDHIIVEVIDETAFENRVTFASAKTYVVDTGSATVAQGGAWISGDNYAAMQLGFGKFAVAISDGMGNGRRAHRESSETLQLLQNILKSGIDEGVAIQSMNSLLSLRADDEMFSTLDLTIIDLQTADSNFLKIGSMPSFVKRKERVFSIEAGNLPMGIVSEANFEMKQERLQDEDILVMMSDGLFDGARWIENKEWWMKRLIREIESVDPQIIADVLLEEVMRMSEGSIADDMTVVVAKVRRNTPKWATIPMGRWAQPFAKNA, encoded by the coding sequence ATGTTGCAAAAAGAAACGGTGCAAGATCAGCTAGGAAAAACCCTGGGGGCGGCTGATTGGATGGCTCGCATAAAAAGTCTTTGGAAAAAAGGAGTAGAGTCCTTAAGAAAAGGCTCGGCAGTCGTGTTTCTAAAATGGGGCATGCTGTTGTTCCTGGTGGGCGTGATGTTGGGACGAGCCGCTATTTTATCGGATCTTTACCCTTTTGCGCTTCCTTTTTTTGCCGCGATTTTTGCCTGGAAGAAAGAAAGAGCCGTATTGGCAGCAGTGGCGGTGATTGCCGGAACAGCCTGGGGGCTCACCTTTAACATTCCATATGTTCTTGCCGGCTTATTGCTATTTCTTCTTTTCTACCGTGTGGCACAATATATAGGCGCAAATCGAAAATGGACACTACCCGCGGCTGTTTTCCTCGCTTCACTAACATCAAGGGTTACCGTCACAGGCGTAGGAGAGGCGTCCATGACACAATATCATTGGTTTATGGCCACGATTGAGGCGGGACTTGCACTCATGTTGACGATGATATTTTTGCAAAGTTTGCCGTTATTAGGTGTCCGCAAGAAACAGCGTGCGTTAAAGAATGAGGAAATCATTTGTTTTATCATCTTGTTGGCTTCCGTGATGACCGGAGCGATCGGATGGGTCGTTTACGGCCTTGGCGCAGAGCATGTGCTCGCCCGTTACCTCGTGTTGCTGTTTGCCCTTGTCGGCGGGGCGGCCATTGGTTCAACCGTTGGGGTTGTTACGGGACTTGTGCTTAGTTTGGCGGCGGTAGCCAATTTGTACTATATGAGTTTACTCGCGTTTGCCGGTTTGCTCGGCGGGTTGTTAAAAGAAGGGAAGAAACTTGGCGTAAGCATGGGGATCCTGATTGGAACAGCTTTAATTGCTTTGTACGGAAACGGCATGAACAATCCGGCCATTACGGTGATGGAGTCCGGACTCGCTGTCTTGCTGTTTTTACTTACACCGAAAGGGCTAACAGATTATATGGGGAAATATATCCCCGGAACGATGGAACATTCCAACGAGCAACAACGATATCTCCGAAAAATTCGCGATGTCACTGCTTCGCGTGTGGAGAAATTCTCGGATTTATTTCAAACGTTATCCGCCAGTTTTTCATCGCCGGGCGATCGAAATCAACAGATGGATGACGAGGAGGAGGAGGGAGATCGCTTTTTGGCTGATATTACTGCGAATACTTGCCAGAAATGCTTTCGGAAAGAAAAGTGCTGGGTGGAGCGTTTTGATGCAACTTATGATGTCATGGGCAACATTATGACCGACATTGAACAGACCGACAAGGTAGAGACGCGGACGTATGAACGGCTAAAACGGCATTGCATTTATCCGGATCGCATTGTTCGGACGATGAAAGAGCAATGGGAGCCACATGAAATAAGGCGGCTATATACGCGGCAAATGGAAGAAAGCAGAAACCTCGTGGCTGACCAACTTCAAGGCGTCTCTAAAGTCATGGGTGCATTTGCCAAGGAGATCCAAAAGGAAAAAGAAACTCATCATTATCAGGAGGAACAAATTTATGCTGCGCTGTTTGATGCCGGGCTTAATATTGAACAAGTTGATATTTTTAATCTCAGCCCCAGGGATGTTCATATTGAAATTGAACTTGGGAATGGGATGAATCATGAAGAAGCGGAGAAGCTAATTGCTCCGATGCTTTCGGGAATCTTGTCTGACCATATTATTGTGGAGGTTATAGATGAAACAGCATTTGAAAATCGGGTTACATTCGCGTCAGCGAAGACCTACGTGGTTGATACAGGATCGGCAACGGTAGCGCAGGGGGGTGCTTGGATATCCGGAGATAATTATGCCGCCATGCAACTGGGATTTGGAAAATTTGCAGTAGCTATCAGTGACGGCATGGGAAACGGCCGCCGTGCGCATCGGGAAAGTTCGGAAACGTTGCAGTTGTTGCAAAATATATTGAAATCGGGCATTGACGAAGGGGTGGCGATCCAATCCATGAATTCCTTATTATCTTTACGGGCAGATGATGAAATGTTCTCCACCCTTGATCTAACGATCATTGATTTGCAGACGGCGGATAGCAACTTTCTTAAAATTGGTTCAATGCCGAGTTTTGTTAAACGAAAAGAGCGGGTCTTTTCGATTGAAGCCGGAAATCTACCGATGGGAATCGTTTCGGAAGCAAATTTTGAAATGAAACAAGAACGCCTTCAAGATGAAGATATTCTTGTTATGATGAGTGACGGCTTATTCGATGGTGCGCGTTGGATTGAAAATAAAGAATGGTGGATGAAACGGTTAATTCGTGAAATTGAATCAGTTGATCCGCAAATCATTGCGGACGTGTTGCTCGAAGAGGTGATGCGCATGAGTGAAGGGAGCATCGCGGATGATATGACCGTTGTCGTTGCAAAGGTACGTCGTAACACCCCGAAATGGGCAACGATTCCAATGGGGAGGTGGGCACAACCGTTTGCAAAAAATGCGTAG
- a CDS encoding serine/threonine protein kinase, giving the protein MKNEAPDLPAGTRILGKWHRNPYDIRKTLGRGATGIVYLADARTGPVALKVGHNNVSITSEVNVLKHFAKVQGQILGPSFIDADDVMVGGDKYPFYVMEYLEGETLFQHIDRHGKEWGPVLLVQLLGDLNRLHRAGWVFGDLKPENLIVVGGPPYRIRWLDVGGTTVLGRAVKEYTEFFDRGYWGLGDRKAEPTYDLFAAGMVLLNITYKRRFEKGRDGKETLMAYIERSRVLAPYRQWLKKALFGQYSDAEKMRQGLMNIISKEEKTVNKNASPRQEQKIGNHHRKRKKQNRSRKKRRFETVDVVLVISFLLLASALYWIGQVI; this is encoded by the coding sequence TTGAAGAACGAGGCTCCTGATCTCCCAGCCGGTACGAGGATCCTCGGAAAGTGGCACCGCAATCCTTACGACATTCGAAAAACATTAGGAAGAGGTGCAACGGGTATCGTATATTTGGCGGATGCGCGTACCGGACCTGTCGCACTTAAAGTCGGGCATAATAATGTGTCGATCACTTCCGAGGTAAATGTATTAAAGCATTTTGCCAAGGTCCAAGGCCAAATACTTGGACCTTCTTTCATCGATGCCGACGATGTCATGGTTGGAGGGGATAAGTATCCTTTTTATGTAATGGAATATTTAGAAGGGGAGACACTATTTCAGCATATCGACCGTCACGGGAAAGAGTGGGGGCCGGTTCTTCTTGTGCAACTCTTGGGGGATTTGAATCGTTTGCATCGCGCCGGCTGGGTTTTTGGTGACCTGAAACCGGAAAACTTAATCGTTGTCGGCGGTCCCCCCTATCGAATCCGGTGGCTCGATGTCGGAGGAACGACAGTACTTGGACGAGCAGTAAAAGAGTATACGGAATTTTTCGATCGCGGCTATTGGGGGCTGGGCGACCGTAAGGCTGAACCCACCTATGATTTGTTTGCTGCCGGGATGGTTTTATTGAATATAACGTATAAACGGCGATTTGAAAAAGGACGCGATGGTAAGGAAACATTAATGGCTTATATTGAGCGTTCCCGCGTGCTTGCCCCCTACCGGCAATGGCTGAAAAAGGCATTGTTTGGTCAATATTCTGATGCGGAAAAAATGCGGCAAGGGCTGATGAATATTATTTCCAAAGAAGAAAAAACTGTAAATAAGAATGCTTCGCCTCGACAGGAGCAAAAAATCGGGAATCACCACAGGAAAAGAAAAAAACAAAACAGAAGCAGAAAAAAACGCAGGTTCGAAACCGTGGACGTCGTTTTAGTCATTTCTTTTCTATTGCTTGCATCTGCTTTATACTGGATAGGACAAGTGATTTAA